Proteins encoded by one window of Rhinolophus ferrumequinum isolate MPI-CBG mRhiFer1 chromosome 13, mRhiFer1_v1.p, whole genome shotgun sequence:
- the SFTPB gene encoding pulmonary surfactant-associated protein B isoform X1: MAKSHLLLWLLLLPALCGPGAAVWTTSSQACAQGPEFWCQSLEQALQCRALGHCLQEVWGHAGADELCQECEDIVHTLTKMTKEATVQDMMRKSLEHECDILPMKLLVPHCYQIVDLYFPLVIDYFQNQINPKSICEHLGLCKPGHPEPGQEPELSDRLLDKLVSAVLPQAHQARPGPQTQELSEQQFPIPLPICWFCRTLIKRIQAVVPKGVLAMSVSQVCRVIPLVMGGICQCLAERYTALLLDSLLGHMLPQMVCGLVLRCSRKDGSDTGEPAGEWLPQDSKCHLCMFVTTQAGNSSEQAMPQAMRQACLSSWLDRQKQRTLSFKMLQKPQPRPKLAEWGPTSLASLTEK, encoded by the exons ATGGCCAAGTCACAcctgctgctgtggctgctgctgctgcccgcACTCTGTGGCCCAGGTGCCG CTGTGTGGACCACTTCGTCCCAGGCCTGTGCCCAGGGCCCCGAGTTTTGGTGTCAAAGCCTGGAGCAAGCACTGCAGTGCAGAGCACTGGGGCACTGCCTACAGGAGGTCTGGGGACACGCAGGAGCT GATGAACTGTGCCAGGAATGTGAGGACATCGTCCACACCCTCACCAAGATGACCAAGGAGGCCACTGTCCAG GACATGATGCGGAAGTCCCTGGAGCACGAGTGTGACATCCTCCCCATGAAGCTGCTGGTGCCCCATTGCTACCAAATAGTGGACCTCTACTTCCCGCTGGTCATCGACTACTTCCAGAACCAGATC AACCCAAAGTCCATCTGTGAGCACCTGGGCCTGTGCAAACCCGGGCATCCAGAGCCAGGGCAGGAGCCGGAGCTGTCGGACCGTCTGCTGGACAAGCTGGTCTCGGCCGTGCTGCCCCAGGCCCACCAAGCGAGGCCCGGGCCTCAGACACAG GAGCTCTCCGAGCAGCAgttccccatccccctccctaTCTGCTGGTTCTGCAGGACTTTGATCAAGCGGATCCAAGCTGTGGTTCCCAAG GGTGTCCTGGCGATGAGTGTGTCCCAGGTGTGCCGCGTGATACCCCTGGTGATGGGCGGCATCTGCCAGTGCCTGGCTGAGCGCTACACTGCCCTACTTTTGGATTCTCTGCTGGGCCACATGCTGCCCCAGATGGTCTGCGGCCTTGTCCTTCGGTGCTCCAGAAAGGATGGCTCTGACACGGGTGAGCCTG CGGGAGAATGGCTGCCACAAGACTCCAAGTGCCACCTCTGCATGTTCGTGACCACCCAGGCAGGAAACAGCAGTGAGCAGGCCATGCCACAGGCCATGCGCCAGGCCTGCCTCAGCTCCTGGCTGGACAGGCAAAAG CAAAGGACGCTATCCTTTAAGATGCTGCAGAAGCCACAGCCTCGCCCGAAGTTAGCTGAGTGGGGGCCTACCTCACTCGCCTCCTTGACAGAGAAGTAG
- the SFTPB gene encoding pulmonary surfactant-associated protein B isoform X2 produces MAKSHLLLWLLLLPALCGPGAAAVWTTSSQACAQGPEFWCQSLEQALQCRALGHCLQEVWGHAGADELCQECEDIVHTLTKMTKEATVQDMMRKSLEHECDILPMKLLVPHCYQIVDLYFPLVIDYFQNQINPKSICEHLGLCKPGHPEPGQEPELSDRLLDKLVSAVLPQAHQARPGPQTQELSEQQFPIPLPICWFCRTLIKRIQAVVPKGVLAMSVSQVCRVIPLVMGGICQCLAERYTALLLDSLLGHMLPQMVCGLVLRCSRKDGSDTGLAALGALPGEWLPQDSKCHLCMFVTTQAGNSSEQAMPQAMRQACLSSWLDRQKCEQFVEQQSSQLQSLVSRGWDARTACQALGACAAALSPLQCVHSPHF; encoded by the exons ATGGCCAAGTCACAcctgctgctgtggctgctgctgctgcccgcACTCTGTGGCCCAGGTGCCG CAGCTGTGTGGACCACTTCGTCCCAGGCCTGTGCCCAGGGCCCCGAGTTTTGGTGTCAAAGCCTGGAGCAAGCACTGCAGTGCAGAGCACTGGGGCACTGCCTACAGGAGGTCTGGGGACACGCAGGAGCT GATGAACTGTGCCAGGAATGTGAGGACATCGTCCACACCCTCACCAAGATGACCAAGGAGGCCACTGTCCAG GACATGATGCGGAAGTCCCTGGAGCACGAGTGTGACATCCTCCCCATGAAGCTGCTGGTGCCCCATTGCTACCAAATAGTGGACCTCTACTTCCCGCTGGTCATCGACTACTTCCAGAACCAGATC AACCCAAAGTCCATCTGTGAGCACCTGGGCCTGTGCAAACCCGGGCATCCAGAGCCAGGGCAGGAGCCGGAGCTGTCGGACCGTCTGCTGGACAAGCTGGTCTCGGCCGTGCTGCCCCAGGCCCACCAAGCGAGGCCCGGGCCTCAGACACAG GAGCTCTCCGAGCAGCAgttccccatccccctccctaTCTGCTGGTTCTGCAGGACTTTGATCAAGCGGATCCAAGCTGTGGTTCCCAAG GGTGTCCTGGCGATGAGTGTGTCCCAGGTGTGCCGCGTGATACCCCTGGTGATGGGCGGCATCTGCCAGTGCCTGGCTGAGCGCTACACTGCCCTACTTTTGGATTCTCTGCTGGGCCACATGCTGCCCCAGATGGTCTGCGGCCTTGTCCTTCGGTGCTCCAGAAAGGATGGCTCTGACACGG GCCTTGCCGCTCTGGGGGCGCTGCCGGGAGAATGGCTGCCACAAGACTCCAAGTGCCACCTCTGCATGTTCGTGACCACCCAGGCAGGAAACAGCAGTGAGCAGGCCATGCCACAGGCCATGCGCCAGGCCTGCCTCAGCTCCTGGCTGGACAGGCAAAAG TGCGAGCAGTTTGTGGAGCAGCAGTCCTCGCAGCTGCAGAGCCTGGTGTCCCGGGGCTGGGACGCCCGCACCGCCTGCCAG GCCCTGGGGGCGTGTGCGGCCGCGCTCAGTCCTCTCCAGTGTGTCCACAGCCCCCACTTCTGA